The Pochonia chlamydosporia 170 chromosome 1, whole genome shotgun sequence genome window below encodes:
- a CDS encoding phosphoglycerate dehydrogenase (similar to Coccidioides immitis RS XP_001247470.1) — MTPSAISDLTRDALPPRARILVPEKVSADGLALLTPHYDVDVKVGLSAEELISIIPSYQGLIVRSETKVTPEVLQAGKKLKVVARAGVGVDNINVPAATNQGIIVINSPAGNILAAAEHTIALLLATARNIGRADGTVKEGKWERSKLVGVEVGRKTLGIVGLGKVGLNVARMAKGLGMQVKAVDPYASADMARQAGVELVSSLKDMLPQVDFLTIHTPLLATTMDLIGEEELKTMKKTARVLNVARGGVYNEAALLKGLDEGWIAGAGMDVFTTEPLAPDSVAAQLAKHPKTVATPHLGASTVEAQENVSLDVCTQMVEILRGGLPTSAVNAPIILPEEYRKLQPVVQLVEKMGRLYTQHFVKSKGGMIGDRKFELIYHGDLAGMPNTKPLFAALVKGLVASFSDSHINIVNATLIAKEKGIVINETHARQSKDLTFSNLVTLKSIADGPVGGKTEQIIEGYASDKRVYITKLDRFNATFSPEGTLIILHNYDEPGKIGGVGMVLGSHGINIRYMQVASLDAEARQGHNTPPTQKDNEALMILGVDGEVDSNVMDGLRKSEGVLDVSLVQL, encoded by the coding sequence ATGACCCCGTCCGCCATATCAGATCTTACACGGGATGCGCTGCCTCCGAGGGCTCGTATTCTCGTCCCCGAGAAAGTTTCAGCCGATGGCCTTGCTCTTTTAACACCCCATTATGACGTGGACGTTAAGGTCGGACTTTCGGCCGAAGAACTCATTTCAATCATCCCGAGCTATCAGGGCCTCATTGTCCGATCAGAAACAAAGGTCACCCCGGAGGTCTTACAGGCAGGCAAGAAGCTAAAAGTCGTGGCACGTGCCGGCGTGGGCGTCGACAATATTAATGTGCCAGCGGCCACCAACCAAggcatcattgtcatcaatTCTCCGGCAGGGAATATCTTGGCAGCCGCGGAGCACACCATTGCTCTGCTTCTGGCGACGGCCCGAAATATTGGTCGCGCTGATGGAACCGTCAAGGAAGGAAAATGGGAGAGAAGCAAGCTTGTTGGCGTGGAAGTCGGCCGTAAGACGCTTGGCATTGTCGGGCTGGGTAAGGTTGGTCTGAATGTTGCTAGGATGGCCAAAGGCCTAGGCATGCAGGTAAAAGCTGTCGACCCGTATGCCAGTGCCGACATGGCTCGCCaggctggtgttgagcttgtaTCGAGTCTCAAGGATATGCTGCCTCAAGTGGACTTTCTCACCATTCACACGCCGTTGCTGGCAACGACGATGGATTTgattggcgaggaggagctcAAGACGATGAAAAAGACGGCGCGAGTTCTCAACGTCGCTCGAGGAGGTGTTTACAATGAAGCTGCTCTGCTCAAGGGTCTGGATGAGGGATGgattgctggtgctggcatgGATGTCTTTACAACTGAGCCTCTAGCACCTGATTCTGTCGCAGCACAACTTGCCAAGCACCCGAAGACCGTCGCCACACCACACCTGGGAGCATCGACGGTTGAAGCACAAGAAAATGTTTCGCTGGATGTATGTACGCAAATGGTCGAGATCCTCCGTGGCGGTCTGCCAACCAGTGCGGTCAACGCCCCCATCATCTTGCCAGAGGAGTACAGGAAGCTTCAGCCAGTGGTGCAATTGGTCGAGAAAATGGGCCGTCTGTATACTCAGCATTTCGTCAAGTCCAAGGGCGGTATGATTGGCGACCGGAAATTCGAGCTTATCTATCACGGCGATCTAGCTGGTATGCCCAACACTAAGCCCCTATTCGCTGCTCTTGTCAAGGGCCTCGTAGCTTCATTCAGCGATTCTCacatcaacattgtcaacgcTACTCTTATTGCCAAAGAGAAGGGCATTGTCATCAACGAAACCCACGCACGCCAATCGAAAGACTTGACTTTCTCGAACTTGGTGACCCTGAAATCTATTGCTGATGGCCCTGTTGGTGGGAAGACGGAGCAGATAATCGAGGGGTACGCCTCCGATAAAAGGGTTTACATTACCAAGCTGGACCGCTTCAACGCAACATTCAGCCCGGAGGGTACTCTCATCATTCTTCACAATTATGATGAACCTGGCAAGATTGGTGGAGTGGGCATGGTACTTGGTTCCCATGGGATCAACATTCGATACATGCAGGTGGCGAGCCTCGATGCAGAAGCTCGACAGGGCCACAATACGCCGCCGACGCAGAAAGACAATGAGGCTCTCATGATTTTGGGAGTGGACGGCGAGGTTGATTCGAACGTCATGGATGGGTTACGTAAATCAGAAGGTGTCCTAGATGTCAGTTTGGTACAACTGTGA
- a CDS encoding glyoxalase/Bleomycin resistance protein/Dioxygenase superfamily domain-containing protein, with the protein MNTLRATQRLQSITNFLQTVRSSIKVHKPGQQLRRMATTTDTNTYKFNHSMIRVKDPKESVKFYEFLGMSVVKKYEIPEANFDLYFMGYNSPKAVSHGNSHVNREGVIELTHNYGTENDANYTVNTGNKEPHRGFGHTCISVDNIQAACQRLEDAGYKFQKKLTDGRMKHIAFALDPDGYWVEIIGQKPLEETENVKETDPSTYRMNHTMIRVKDAEKSLKFYQEVMGMTLMRTAENSAAGFNLYFLGYPGTQGSAQDGKTAHREGLLELTWNYGTEKDASFKYHNGNDEPQGFGHICVSVDDLDAACQRFEDLKCDWRKRLTDGRMRNVAFP; encoded by the exons ATGAACACCTTGAGGGCCACACAACGACTTCAAAGCATCACAAACTTTCTGCAGACTGTGCGATCATCTATCAAGGTTCATAAGCCAG GACAACAGCTGAGAAGGATGGCGACCACTACGGATACCAACACTTACAAGTTTAATCACTCCAT GATTCGGGTGAAAGACCCCAAGGAATCTG TCAAGTTTTACGAATTTTTGGGCATGTCAGTGGTCAAAAAGTATGAAATTCCAGAGGCCAATTTTGATTTGTATTTCATGGGATACAACAGCCCCAAGGCTGTTTCTCATGGCAATTCCCATGTCAACCGTGAAGGTGTAATTGAGCTCACCCACAACTACGGCACTGAGAATGACGCCAACTACACCGTCAATACCGGTAACAAGGAACCGCATCGTGGCTTCGGACACACCTGCATTAGCGTGGACAACATCCAGGCCGCTTGCCAGCGTCTCGAGGATGCAGGATATAAGTTTCAGAAGAAGCTTACTGACGGCCGGATGAAGCATATTGCCTTCGCCCTAGACCCTGATGGCTATTGGGTGGAGATCATTGGGCAGAAGCCTCTTGAAGAAACTGAGAACGTGAAGGAAACGGACCCATCTACCTACCGCATG AACCATACCATGATCCGAGTCAAGGATGCCGAGAAATCCCTCAAGTTTTACCAAGAGGTCATGGGAATGACGCTCATGAGGACTGCCGAGAACTCAGCTGCCGGATTTAACCTTTACTTCCTTGGCTATCCCGGCACCCAAGGTTCTGCCCAGGATGGTAAAACTGCCCACCGTGAAGGCTTGCTCGAACTTACTTGGAACTACGGTACCGAGAAGGATGCCAGCTTCAAGTACCACAACGGCAACGATGAGCCTCAGGGCTTCGGACATATCT GCGTGTCTGTCGATGATCTCGATGCTGCATGCCAGCGATTCGAGGACCTCAAGTGCGACTGGAGGAAGCGACTCACCGATGGACGCATGAGAAATGTCGCATTCCCTTGA
- a CDS encoding catechol dioxygenase protein (similar to Eutypa lata UCREL1 XP_007797318.1) has translation MTTTNGHTNGTSAEPTSRFDPNFTKHVINTMGPNMTPRNRQVLSSLLRHLHDFAREIELTNDEWMAGVHFINFIGQTSTKTRNEAHRVSDVLGLESLVDEIANKIIAEGDVDPTSSSILGPFWSPNAPFRENGGTIIQDANPNGRVCKMHGTITDLLTGKPIPGAVFDIWQASANGKYDFQDPENQTPNNLRGKFRADENGKYWFYCYHPTAYSLPTDGPAHQLLTLMDRHPMRPAHIHIMVTHPEFKGCTTQLYPSDDPWLETDTVFAVKDDLVVDFKPLKGDDTATLELEYNVVLSPKGYKGKIF, from the exons ATGACGACGACCAACGGCCACACAAACGGCACATCTGCCGAGCCAACCAGCCGCTTCGATCCCAACTTCACCAAACACGTTATCAACACCATGGGCCCCAACATGACGCCTAGAAATCGTCAGGTCCTGAGCAGCCTGCTTCGACACTTGCACGACTTTGCGCGCGAGATCGAGCTGACCAACGATGAATGGATGGCGGGAGTGCACTTTATCAACTTTATCGGCCAGACGTCTACCAAGACGAGGAATGAGGCTCATCGAGTTTCCGACGTCCTTGGACTTGAGTC CCTCGTCGATGAAATCGCCAACAAAATCATTGCAGAAGGAGACGTTGATCCTACTTCGTCTTCTATCCTCGGGCCTTTCTGGTCTCCCAACGCTCCTTTCCGCGAAAACGgcggcaccatcatccagGACGCCAATCCCAACGGCAGAGTGTGCAAGATGCACGGCACCATTACTGATCTTCTTACCGGAAAGCCTATCCCCGGCGCTGTCTTTGACATCTGGCAGGCTAGCGCCAATGGGAAATACGACTTCCAGGACCCGGAGAACCAGACTCCCAATAACTTGCGTGGCAAGTTTAGAGCcgatgagaatggcaagtATTGGTTCTACTGCTACCATCCTACGGCTTATTCGCTGCCCACGGATGGTCCGGCTCATCAGCTGCTCACGTTGATGGACCGTCATCCTATGCGTCCTGCGCACATTCATATTATG GTGACACATCCCGAGTTCAAGGGCTGCACAACACAGCTGTATCCCAGTGATGACCCGTGGCTGGAGACGGATACCGTCTTCGCCGTCAAGGACGATTTGGTTGTCGATTTTAAGCCATTGAAGGGTGATGACACGGCTACATTGGAGCTGGAGTACAATGTGGTTCTATCACCCAAGGGCTATAAGGGCAAGATTTTCTAG
- a CDS encoding carboxy-cis,cis-muconate cyclase (similar to Verticillium alfalfae VaMs.102 XP_003001843.1), with protein sequence MPIHHLMVGTWTPPGAIFTFAFDDETLSLTLHTKKNIYGAAMKKWSSFAVESPTLITQQASHPMLHEPEASSSSTNTRAIFLLAAKQPPYGVYCNPFYNHAGHGTVFTTSSDGTLETAIQHYAYQPNSGIHGMVFDPSEIYLYSADLKANKLWVHRRQNEASPPQNAALELVGSVECPDERDHPRWVAIHPSGNYLYALMEKGNRICEYLIDPATHMPIYTHKQYPLIPPGIPDRWTMYRADVCALSHSGEYLFASSRANSFDLTGYIAAFKLSKSGAIERQICLNPTPTSGGHSNAVAPSDWCDDWIAITDDQEGWLEIYRWQDEFLARVARVRVPEPGFGMNAIWYD encoded by the exons ATGCCAATCCACCACCTCATGGTCGGCACTTGGACGCCCCCAGGAGCAATATTCACATTCGCCTTTGACGACGAAACTCTCTCCCTCACCCTC CACACCAAAAAGAACATCTACGGCGCCGCCATGAAGAAATGGTCCAGCTTCGCCGTAGAATCCCCCACACTCATCACCCAACAAGCATCCCACCCCATGCTCCACGAGC CCGAagcatcctcttcatcaaccaacaccCGCGCCATATTTCTCCTTGCCGCCAAGCAACCTCCCTACGGAGTATACTGCAACCCCTTCTACAACCATGCCGGCCACGGCACCGTCTTCACCACCTCATCTGACGGGACCCTCGAAACCGCCATCCAACACTACGCATACCAGCCCAACTCCGGCATTCACGGCATGGTCTTCGACCCCTCAGAAATATACCTCTACTCCGCAGATTTAAAAGCAAACAAGCTCTGGGTTCACCGTCGACAAAACGAAGCATCTCCTCCTCAAAACGCGGCTCTCGAACTCGTCGGGAGTGTAGAGTGTCCCGATGAGAGAGACCACCCTCGCTGGGTAGCTATCCACCCGTCCGGGAACTATTTATACGCACTCATGGAGAAGGGGAACAGAATCTGTGAATACCTCATCGATCCTGCTACCCATATGCCAATCTACACTCACAAGCAGTACCCGCTCATCCCGCCAGGCATCCCCGATAGATGGACCATGTATCGCGCTGATGTGTGTGCGTTGTCTCACTCGGGCGAGTATCTGTTTGCTTCTTCGAGAGCAAACTCATTTGATTTGACTGGATACATTGCCGCATTCAAGCTGAGCAAGAGTGGCGCCATTGAGAGGCAAATATGTCTGAATCCCACGCCTACTAGTGGCGGTCATAGTAATGCTGTGGCCCCGAGTGACTGGTGTGATGACTGGATAGCCATCACAGATGACCAGGAGGGTTGGCTGGAGATTTACCGCTGGCAAGATGAGTTTCTCGCCAGAGTTGCGAGAGTGAGGGTGCCTGAGCCCGGATTCGGCATGAATGCCATATGGTACGATTAG
- a CDS encoding menaquinone methyltransferase related to dlpA protein (similar to Metarhizium robertsii ARSEF 23 XP_007818313.1), with product MSTTSMSNSVLAKLEQYTACDISDALLKLKVPGAGFIADLNSYSGKPGNDAGTLTIAPVSTVLFAAKGETLAEPTPNVPKDTHWTDVTEPGTFVVMKQPPGQTNAICGGIMALRMKIREAKGILVAGRVRDVEELRSTNLPILAHGLSTVGSGGGSVPWALQVPLEINGVTVSPGDIAFQDPVNGVVIIPKDKVDQVLEILPKLIAADDKVKEDVLKGMSVYDAFKLHRGT from the exons ATGTCGAccacgtccatgtcaaatAGCGTCCTCGCCAAGCTCGAGCAGTACACGGCATGCGATATCTCGGATGCGCTTCTGAAGCTTAAAGTTCCCGGGGCAGGGTTTATTGCAGACCTCAACTCCTACAGCGGCAAACCCGGTAATGATGCCGGCACACTGACCATTGCACCCGTATCTACCGTCTTATTTGCAGCGAAAGGCGAAACCCTGGCCGAGCCAACGCCAAACGTCCCAAAAGACACTCACTGGACTGACGTTACAGAGCCCGGCACCTTTGTGGTAATGAAGCAACCCCCGGGCCAGACTAATGCCATTTgcggcggcatcatggccCTACGCATGAAAATCCGGGAAGCCAAAGGCATCCTTGTGGCAGGGCGAGTCAGAGACGTAGAAGAACTCAGAAGCACCAATCTTCCT ATACTGGCACATGGTCTCTCAACCGTCGGATcaggcggcggcagcgtGCCATGGGCCTTGCAAGTCCCCTTGGAAATTAACGGTGTCACAGTGTCACCAGGGGACATTGCCTTTCAAGACCCGGTCAACGGCGTAGTGATTATTCCCAAGGACAAGGTAGACCAGGTTCTCGAAATATTACCGAAGCTAATTGCTGCGgatgacaaggtcaaggaggaTGTGCTAAAGGGCATGTCCGTGTATGATGCGTTTAAACTCCACCGAGGAACATGA
- a CDS encoding GTPase binding protein Rid1 (similar to Magnaporthe oryzae 70-15 XP_003714231.1), with translation MVGQFVRNNPGTLGELQQNRQETAPRSPTKSRDEPLNGGPSPTKSALGKLQFRSNADKEAMRKAKSRDPSPQKPKKTKSGTNLAGLLSRPKSLKNLYKLATEQENQAKDKENMIPDGIPNNERPPPIFAQFTSDRALSNAENSPIRAAKERPKSFQAPQPHDLKQSSSPSKTTGGRVTRPVSMHPDQTPRGKGPFGHARSKSTMPAPTNALPELQIDPKDIDQQLEALLDRRNIPENQRYKMRNLANTIKLEFIRQDYAEMQAAKADRPGTTGTTGSTTSTEEAIASDPNSPDEDEERPKRSRGKSFTFSRSKKDTSSPTKKSKGEGTLGRHFRSRSTDSIASETRPSSSSSSVGSSFFSKIKAQLGPSDYVAYLRKVQQPELVEVGKLHKLRLLLRNETVAWIEDFIQQGGMHEIVGLLNRIMEVEWREEHEDALLHENLLCLKGLTTTAKAMEYLNTVQADLFPKLLHMLFDPERKGPSEFTTRNIITSVLLTYIESAPPVERIIRAKNVLGHLRDKEPEEGERPLPFVLEMRQDRPYRMWCREVVSVTKEVFWIFLHNLNVVALASDKGARYTAQDGYFVSNDDRDGLFGYMLRNFPQERPPVPAAPYVGGVEWDATNYLASHLDLMNAIIACTPTSHDRNALRAEFRISGWERCLGGSLRICKEKFYGSVHVALRTWVAAAAEDGWDVKDVRFGPPPESRSPKKTGGGQKPKVEAPPKLDMPKLDFGDKQPTNDAWL, from the exons ATGGTTGGACAATTCGTGAGGAATAACCCGGGGACTTTGGGGGAGCTGCAGCAGAACCGTCAGGAGACTGCTCCCCGGTCTCCTACAAAGTCTCGAGATGAACCATTGAACGGTGGACCATCACCAACTAAGTCAGCGTTGGGGAAGCTTCAATTTCGGTCCAATGCCGACAAGGAAGCGATGCGGAAGGCCAAGTCTCGAGATCCATCGCCACAAAAACCGAAGAAGACAAAGTCGGGGACCAATCTGGCGGGACTACTTTCGCGGCCGAAATCACTAAAGAATTTGTACAAGCTGGCCACGGAGCAAGAAAAtcaagccaaggacaaggaaaacATGATACCAGATGGGATACCGAACAATGAGCGACCACCGCCAATTTTTGCCCAGTTTACTTCCGACCGCGCCTTGAGCAACGCTGAAAATAGCCCAATTCGAGCAGCAAAGGAACGACCAAAGTCATTCCAAGCTCCACAACCACATGATCTTAAACAgtcatcgtcgccatccAAGACGACTGGAGGTCGTGTTACTCGGCCCGTATCTATGCATCCAGATCAAACTCCCCGAGGAAAAGGTCCCTTTGGTCATGCCCGCTCCAAATCCACAATGCCAGCGCCAACCAATGCCTTGCCGGAGCTGCAAATTGACCCGAAAGATATCGATCAGCAGCTGGAAGCTTTGCTGGATCGTCGAAATATTCCGGAAAACCAGCGATACAAGATGCGCAACCtagccaacaccatcaaactCGAATTCATTCGGCAAGACTATGCCGAGATGCAGGCTGCTAAAGCTGACAGACCCGGGACAACCGGTACCACAGGCAGCACGACCAGCACCGAAGAGGCTATTGCCAGTGACCCCAATAGTCctgacgaggatgaggaacGCCCAAAGCGCAGCAGGGGAAAGAGCTTTACATTTTCCAGAAGCAAGAAGGATACTAGTTCGCCAACCAAGAAGTCCAAGGGAGAAGGAACTCTTGGCCGGCACTTCAGAAGCCGATCAACCGACAGCATTGCCTCCGAGactcgtccttcttcttcgtcttcctcggtGGGCTCTAGTTTTTTCTCTAAAATCAAGGCTCAGTTAGGTCCCTCGGATTATGTTGCGTATCTCAGAAAAGTTCAGCAGCCTGAGCTTGTGGAGGTTGGGAAATTGCACAAACTGCGGCTTTTGTTGCGGAATGAAACTGTTGCGTGGATTGAAGACTTTATTCAACAAGGTGGCATGCATGAGATTGTTGGGTTGCTGAACCGCATCATGGAAGTAGAGTGGAG AGAGGAGCATGAAGATGCTTTGTTGCATGAAAACTTGCTCTGCTTGAAGGGCCTCACCACCACTGCAAAGGCCATGGAGTATCTCAACACTGTCCAGGCAGATCTCTTTCCTAAGCTGCTACATATGCTCTTCGACCCTGAACGCAAAGGCCCAAGCGAATTCACGACTCGAAACATCATTACATCAGTGCTTCTTACATACATAGAATCTGCACCACCGGTGGAACGAATAATCAGAGCTAAGAACGTCCTCGGTCACCTAAGAGACAAGGAACCCGAGGAGGGCGAACGCCCACTACCATTCGTCTTGGAGATGAGACAGGACCGACCCTACCGGATGTGGTGCAGAGAAGTTGTGTCTGTGACTAAGGAGGTCTTTTGGATCTTCTTGCATAACCTGAATGTCGTCGCACTGGCTAGCGACAAGGGAGCACGGTATACTGCTCAAGACGGCTACTTTGTTAGCAACGACGACCGAGACGGTTTGTTTGGATATATGCTGCGCAATTTTCCTCAGGAACGCCCACCGGTCCCTGCAGCCCCTTATGTCGGCGGTGTTGAGTGGGATGCCACCAACTATTTGGCTTCACACCTGGACCTCATGAACGCAATCATTGCTTGCACTCCTACTTCTCACGACCGCAATGCGTTACGAGCCGAGTTTCGTATCTCGGGATGGGAGAGGTGCCTCGGAGGCAGTCTTCGTATTTGCAAAGAGAAGTTCTACGGTAGTGTACACGTAGCCCTACGAACTTGGGTTGCTGCCGCAGCCGAGGACGGCTGGGATGTCAAGGATGTCCGGTTCGGCCCTCCTCCGGAATCGAGATCGCCCAAGAAGACTGGTGGTGGCCAGAAACCTAAAGTCGAAGCACCACCCAAGTTGGATATGCCGAAGCTCGATTTCGGAGACAAGCAGCCAACTAATGATGCATGGCTGTAG